A single Methanolobus sp. ZRKC5 DNA region contains:
- a CDS encoding VTT domain-containing protein, with product MEIVERLGVRNVYIFIFLMSLIGGVSTFTSTTFYTALIAISFGGVNSLWFSLVASAGLTFGDMLFYYLGIKCKKCIKGKSEVYVSHLTKRMKKLDDRIIMLLIFFYSLSPLPSDIIAIALAIVGFPFKKMIIPLFMGNFALILMILEISKLGYSLI from the coding sequence GTGGAAATCGTTGAAAGACTGGGAGTTCGTAATGTTTACATTTTTATCTTCCTAATGTCTCTGATAGGTGGTGTTTCCACATTTACCTCTACCACATTTTACACGGCACTTATCGCGATTTCTTTTGGTGGAGTTAATTCTTTGTGGTTCTCTTTAGTTGCAAGTGCAGGTCTTACTTTTGGAGATATGTTGTTCTATTATCTGGGTATAAAGTGTAAAAAATGCATTAAGGGTAAGTCTGAGGTTTACGTTTCCCACCTGACAAAGCGCATGAAAAAGTTAGATGACAGGATAATCATGCTGCTCATATTCTTTTACTCATTATCTCCTCTTCCAAGTGATATAATTGCAATAGCACTTGCAATAGTGGGGTTTCCATTCAAAAAAATGATAATTCCATTGTTTATGGGAAATTTTGCACTTATTCTTATGATTCTGGAAATTTCAAAATTGGGATATAGTCTCATCTGA
- a CDS encoding transcriptional regulator FilR1 domain-containing protein, which produces MIVSKELLEKIKLHHSVDFKKFIENEYFNFYVYTKKMEFSFFTFDNHHILASLQTKNGEFDNKHILCSTKDSLKWGKELFEYCLKDSVLVSEL; this is translated from the coding sequence ATGATTGTCTCAAAAGAGTTACTCGAAAAGATAAAACTACATCACTCTGTAGATTTTAAGAAATTCATTGAAAATGAGTATTTCAATTTTTATGTTTACACCAAAAAAATGGAGTTCTCGTTCTTTACATTTGATAATCACCACATACTTGCAAGTTTACAGACGAAAAACGGTGAGTTTGACAACAAACATATTCTATGTTCTACCAAAGATTCACTCAAATGGGGAAAAGAGCTCTTTGAGTACTGTTTGAAGGATTCTGTGTTGGTAAGTGAGCTGTGA
- the cdhA gene encoding CO dehydrogenase/acetyl-CoA synthase complex subunit alpha yields the protein MSKLTSGKISIEDLENVQINVSNIVGAIEKEIEDKGEGGPTPKPGIAALRAWDFKLLDRYEPVYTPTSDQCSYCTFGTCDLTGNKEGACGINLEGQTAREFLFSTIVGAAAHSAHGRHLLHYLIEKFGRDYPIDVGLSNIKAPNTQTVTGYKPETIGDLEAVLVYVEEQLTQLIATIHMGQEGEAIDFESKALHAGMLDHVGMEVSDIAQISCLGFPKGEPETPLAEIGMGTIDSTKPVLIVIGHNMAGVSNIIDYMEDHDILDKIELGGLCCTALDMTRYKTEGGKAPKAKIVSTLAKQLKMIRSGVPDVVVVDEQCVRADVLREAQKLMIPVITTNAKIMYGLPDRSDDSVDEVLNDLASGKEPGALMLDFDKLGELAPRLVQKMATIRDEKGIRGLPTEDEFKELTSRCVHCLACELACPTNLPISDAMTAAEGGDLEPFELLRDKCIGCGRCDNSCPKDIPVLNVIEKAAQKIIRAEIGKVRVGRGQISDPEIREEGVNLVLGTTPGIIAIVGCSNYPGGTKDVYDIADEMLKRNYIVLVSGCSGMDVGMYKDEEGQTLYEKYPAKFLKGNLINMGSCVSNSHITAVAIKVAAIFAQRDITGNYEEIADYILNRVGAVGVAWGAYSQKALSIGTGCNRLGIPVVLGPHGSKFRRAIIGKPYDTDKWKVYDARNGEVMPIPPAPEYLLTTVETIEELMPMLAKSCIRPSDNNMGRMIKLTHYIELSQKYLGIMPDDWHTFVRTETDLPLAKRGELLKMLEEEHGWEIDWDKKKILSGPSMKLDVSAQPTNLKRLCKEA from the coding sequence ATGAGTAAGCTAACTTCAGGTAAGATTTCCATCGAAGACTTGGAAAACGTTCAGATCAATGTTAGTAACATTGTAGGAGCTATCGAAAAGGAGATTGAAGATAAAGGAGAGGGTGGACCAACACCAAAACCCGGAATAGCAGCATTGAGAGCCTGGGATTTTAAACTGCTTGATCGGTACGAACCTGTGTATACACCGACCTCCGACCAATGCAGCTACTGTACATTCGGTACATGTGATCTGACTGGTAATAAAGAAGGAGCTTGTGGCATCAATCTGGAAGGTCAGACCGCGCGGGAGTTCCTGTTTAGTACGATAGTAGGAGCCGCGGCCCACTCTGCACACGGACGTCACCTTCTTCATTATTTGATTGAAAAATTCGGCAGGGATTATCCCATTGATGTGGGGCTATCTAACATCAAAGCACCTAACACCCAGACTGTCACAGGATACAAACCAGAAACAATCGGTGATCTTGAAGCGGTGCTGGTGTATGTAGAAGAACAGCTAACTCAGCTTATAGCAACAATCCATATGGGCCAGGAAGGTGAAGCTATCGATTTCGAGTCAAAAGCCCTACACGCCGGGATGCTCGACCATGTGGGAATGGAAGTATCTGATATCGCACAGATCTCATGTCTGGGATTCCCAAAGGGAGAGCCTGAAACACCTCTTGCAGAGATAGGGATGGGAACTATCGATTCCACAAAACCTGTCCTGATAGTTATAGGGCACAATATGGCGGGTGTTTCCAATATAATTGATTACATGGAAGATCATGATATTCTTGATAAGATAGAACTTGGTGGACTGTGCTGTACCGCCCTTGACATGACCCGCTATAAGACAGAGGGCGGGAAAGCCCCAAAAGCAAAGATAGTCAGTACCCTTGCCAAACAGCTGAAGATGATACGTTCAGGTGTTCCGGATGTCGTTGTTGTTGATGAGCAGTGTGTGCGTGCCGATGTCCTCAGAGAGGCACAGAAGCTCATGATTCCTGTGATCACCACCAATGCAAAAATAATGTATGGCCTTCCGGACAGGTCAGATGACAGTGTAGATGAAGTCCTTAATGATCTGGCCAGTGGAAAGGAGCCGGGTGCGCTCATGCTTGACTTTGATAAGCTTGGAGAGCTGGCACCACGTCTTGTGCAAAAGATGGCGACCATACGCGACGAAAAGGGCATAAGGGGCCTCCCAACCGAAGACGAGTTCAAAGAACTTACGTCAAGATGTGTCCACTGCCTGGCATGTGAGCTTGCGTGTCCGACTAATCTGCCGATCAGCGATGCAATGACTGCTGCAGAAGGTGGAGATCTGGAACCATTTGAGCTACTCCGTGACAAATGTATAGGGTGTGGCAGATGCGACAATTCATGCCCAAAAGATATTCCTGTACTGAATGTGATCGAGAAGGCGGCACAGAAGATCATACGGGCAGAGATCGGAAAAGTAAGGGTTGGAAGAGGTCAGATCAGTGACCCTGAGATCCGAGAAGAGGGAGTAAACCTTGTACTTGGAACAACACCTGGCATCATTGCAATAGTGGGATGTTCGAACTATCCGGGTGGAACCAAGGATGTGTATGATATAGCAGATGAGATGCTTAAGAGGAATTACATTGTTCTGGTTTCAGGATGTTCGGGAATGGATGTTGGAATGTACAAGGATGAAGAGGGGCAGACCCTCTATGAGAAGTATCCGGCAAAGTTCCTCAAAGGCAACTTGATCAATATGGGTTCCTGTGTATCCAACTCCCATATTACGGCAGTTGCGATAAAAGTTGCAGCAATATTTGCACAGAGGGACATCACCGGCAACTACGAAGAGATCGCTGACTATATCCTGAATCGTGTGGGTGCAGTTGGGGTTGCATGGGGTGCCTATTCGCAGAAAGCTCTGTCCATTGGAACAGGCTGTAACAGACTGGGAATACCTGTAGTGCTCGGACCCCACGGCTCGAAATTCCGCAGGGCAATAATCGGTAAACCATATGATACGGACAAATGGAAAGTATACGATGCACGTAATGGTGAAGTGATGCCAATACCGCCTGCGCCTGAATACCTGCTGACAACGGTGGAGACTATTGAAGAGCTAATGCCAATGCTTGCCAAGAGCTGCATACGTCCGAGTGATAATAATATGGGTAGGATGATCAAACTCACTCATTATATTGAACTCAGCCAGAAGTATCTTGGAATAATGCCTGATGACTGGCATACTTTTGTCAGGACCGAAACAGACCTGCCTCTTGCAAAGCGTGGAGAACTTCTTAAGATGCTTGAAGAAGAACATGGATGGGAGATCGACTGGGACAAGAAGAAGATTCTCTCAGGTCCGTCTATGAAACTGGATGTTTCAGCCCAACCGACTAATCTAAAAAGACTTTGTAAGGAAGCATAA
- a CDS encoding IS1 family transposase (programmed frameshift): MNCPKCKSSSHKKNGRIDGRQRYKCHDCGYNYSVDIKSTASPVSVKRQALQLYLEGLGFRSIGRFLGVSHVSVQKWIRKFGSELEDLKSENEISVVELDEMHTYIGNKKYCWIWIAVDRYGKKFIDCSFGSRGTKTGQKLWKKLKTKEVGEVMTDYWRAYAKLVPRNIHTRSKAETYTVEGYNSIFRHFLARLRRKSKCYTKSLEMLKISVLLLMKYRNKELAMFN; encoded by the exons ATGAATTGTCCAAAGTGTAAGAGTTCCAGTCATAAGAAGAACGGTAGGATTGATGGTCGACAACGCTACAAATGCCATGATTGTGGATACAACTATTCAGTAGATATAAAATCCACCGCTAGCCCCGTATCTGTTAAGCGACAGGCTTTACAACTCTATCTGGAGGGGTTGGGATTTCGTTCAATTGGACGTTTTTTGGGCGTTAGTCATGTTTCTGTTCAAAAATGGATTCGAAAATTTGGTAGTGAATTAGAGGATCTAAAAAGTGAAAATGAGATTTCTGTTGTGGAATTGGACGAGATGCATACTTATATTGGGAATAAAAAA TACTGCTGGATATGGATTGCTGTTGATAGATATGGGAAGAAATTCATCGATTGCTCTTTTGGCAGCAGAGGAACAAAAACAGGACAAAAACTCTGGAAAAAGTTAAAGACAAAAGAGGTTGGGGAAGTAATGACGGATTATTGGAGGGCATATGCCAAGTTAGTCCCCAGAAACATCCATACTCGATCAAAAGCAGAAACATATACTGTTGAAGGATACAACAGCATATTTAGGCATTTCCTGGCAAGACTAAGGAGAAAGTCAAAGTGTTATACTAAAAGTCTTGAAATGCTAAAAATCTCCGTTTTGCTCTTGATGAAATATAGGAATAAAGAACTAGCTATGTTTAATTAA
- a CDS encoding carbon-nitrogen hydrolase family protein, with protein MKITVCELKNEMDIFEDEWQKLVDHVKSEESELVVLPEMPFYRWVAQTNQIDAKVWRESVEIHDLWMSRLIELAPAIVVGSRPVISKRKHLNEAFVWDEVAGYKAVHHKYYLPDEEWCWEASWYERGEKDFTIIQSERARIGFLICTELWFNFHAREYAKQNIELLVCPRATDISSVDKWIAGGRTAAVVSGAYCLSSNFSYGDGDSFKWGGNGWIIEPENGTVLGTNSHKHPFLTLELDLSATYAAKLTYPRNVID; from the coding sequence ATGAAAATAACGGTATGCGAACTCAAAAATGAAATGGACATATTTGAAGACGAATGGCAAAAATTGGTGGACCACGTCAAATCTGAAGAGAGCGAGTTGGTGGTACTGCCTGAAATGCCATTTTATCGCTGGGTTGCTCAAACTAACCAGATTGATGCAAAAGTATGGCGAGAATCAGTTGAAATTCATGACCTTTGGATGTCACGTTTAATAGAATTGGCACCTGCAATAGTTGTGGGTTCCCGACCGGTTATCAGCAAAAGGAAGCATTTGAATGAAGCTTTTGTTTGGGATGAGGTGGCAGGATACAAGGCGGTTCATCATAAATACTATCTACCAGATGAAGAATGGTGTTGGGAAGCTTCTTGGTATGAGCGCGGAGAAAAGGATTTCACCATAATTCAGAGTGAACGAGCACGAATAGGATTTCTCATATGCACAGAGTTGTGGTTCAATTTTCATGCCCGTGAATATGCCAAACAAAATATCGAGTTACTTGTTTGTCCCCGAGCGACAGATATTAGTTCAGTCGACAAATGGATTGCAGGAGGCAGGACTGCGGCGGTGGTGTCAGGAGCCTATTGCTTATCTTCAAACTTCAGTTATGGAGATGGAGATTCTTTTAAATGGGGAGGCAACGGTTGGATTATCGAACCAGAGAATGGAACTGTTTTGGGGACAAACTCACATAAACATCCATTTTTAACTCTCGAACTTGATTTAAGCGCAACATATGCCGCTAAACTTACATATCCTCGCAATGTAATTGATTAA
- a CDS encoding transcriptional regulator yields MADDEQKVLDALKDAAKPLRPGDIAEATGLESKEVSKILKKLKSTDAVCTPKRCFYAHADYEKPSE; encoded by the coding sequence ATGGCAGACGATGAACAGAAAGTACTTGATGCACTTAAAGATGCAGCAAAACCACTCAGACCTGGTGACATTGCAGAAGCAACCGGTCTTGAAAGCAAAGAGGTCAGCAAAATACTCAAGAAACTCAAGAGCACAGATGCGGTCTGTACTCCTAAAAGATGCTTCTATGCACATGCTGACTACGAAAAACCAAGTGAATAA
- a CDS encoding diaminopimelate decarboxylase, producing the protein MVSKQVPFTKEKITEVIEKYPTPFHIYDEKGIIENARKIKEAFSIVNGFKEYFAVKALPNPYIMKLLKAEGFGADCSSLPELMLAENTGIVGEDIMFSSNDTPEEEFIKAKELGAIINLDDINHIEYLEETAGLPEIVCCRYNPGPLKEGNAIIGNPEEAKYGFTREQLFEGYQMMKEKGVKRFGLHTMVASNELDPEYFIETAKILFELIAELSRDLGIKFEFVNLGGGIGIPYRPEQEPVPYDVIAKGVSKAYDEIIRANDLHPLQIFLECGRVITGPYGYLVTSVRHMKHIYKDYVGTDACMTNLMRPALYGAYHHITVLGKENIEASQLYDVTGSLCENNDKFAIDRMLPEVTRGDILVIHDAGAHGHAMGFNYNGKLRSAEILLRPDGSFVQIRRAETLDDYFATLDVSGLYDFE; encoded by the coding sequence ATGGTGTCAAAACAAGTTCCATTCACAAAGGAAAAGATTACAGAGGTAATTGAAAAGTATCCTACTCCTTTCCATATATATGATGAGAAGGGAATAATTGAGAATGCAAGAAAGATCAAGGAAGCATTCAGCATTGTCAATGGATTCAAGGAATACTTTGCTGTAAAGGCCCTTCCAAATCCGTATATCATGAAACTGCTCAAGGCTGAGGGCTTCGGAGCTGACTGCAGTTCCCTTCCCGAGCTCATGCTTGCGGAAAATACAGGTATAGTTGGTGAAGATATCATGTTCAGTTCCAATGATACTCCTGAAGAGGAATTCATCAAGGCAAAGGAGCTTGGAGCTATCATCAACCTTGATGATATCAATCACATTGAGTATCTTGAAGAGACTGCCGGACTACCTGAGATCGTCTGTTGCCGTTACAACCCCGGTCCACTTAAGGAAGGAAATGCCATTATCGGTAATCCCGAGGAAGCAAAATACGGTTTTACAAGGGAGCAGCTTTTTGAAGGCTACCAGATGATGAAAGAAAAAGGTGTCAAAAGGTTTGGGCTGCATACAATGGTGGCTTCAAACGAATTGGACCCTGAGTATTTCATTGAAACTGCAAAAATACTCTTCGAGCTGATAGCTGAACTTTCAAGGGACCTGGGTATCAAATTCGAGTTCGTGAACCTTGGCGGTGGAATAGGGATACCATACAGGCCTGAACAGGAACCAGTGCCTTATGATGTTATTGCAAAAGGTGTCAGCAAGGCTTATGACGAGATCATCAGGGCAAATGATTTGCATCCGCTGCAGATATTCCTGGAATGCGGAAGGGTAATCACCGGACCATACGGATATCTTGTAACCAGTGTGCGTCACATGAAACATATCTACAAGGACTACGTGGGTACCGATGCATGCATGACAAATCTCATGCGTCCGGCTTTGTATGGTGCTTACCACCATATTACCGTTCTTGGAAAGGAAAACATAGAAGCTTCACAGCTTTACGATGTCACAGGTTCTCTCTGTGAGAACAACGACAAGTTTGCCATTGACAGAATGCTGCCTGAAGTCACCAGAGGTGATATCCTTGTGATCCACGATGCAGGGGCTCATGGTCATGCAATGGGTTTTAACTATAATGGAAAACTGAGGTCAGCAGAGATACTCCTTAGACCCGATGGAAGTTTTGTGCAGATAAGACGGGCTGAAACACTGGATGATTATTTTGCTACGCTGGATGTTTCAGGACTTTATGACTTTGAATGA
- a CDS encoding EthD family reductase, giving the protein MPDNIGFVVVYQMPEDTEEFDKRYQEHLSLFNKYFGNIVDNSKILKLDDGVFYQFSIVEFKSGTDFDTVMNSSEMKNVIDDVLKFVPEDKVKLLPITQTLPC; this is encoded by the coding sequence ATGCCAGATAATATAGGTTTTGTCGTAGTGTATCAAATGCCAGAGGATACAGAAGAATTTGATAAGCGATATCAGGAACATTTAAGTTTGTTTAATAAGTATTTTGGAAATATTGTGGATAATAGTAAAATTTTAAAGTTAGATGACGGGGTGTTTTATCAATTTAGTATAGTAGAATTCAAATCGGGTACAGACTTCGACACCGTGATGAATTCTTCTGAAATGAAAAACGTGATTGATGATGTACTAAAATTCGTTCCAGAAGATAAAGTGAAACTCTTGCCAATAACACAAACTCTCCCTTGTTAA
- a CDS encoding VIT and VWA domain-containing protein: protein MKTGVSKQICLPLAILLAILLAASPAIATASIDYMNIDVDINNGYAVTTVEQKITSNEDESAYDDFSIFKSEEAFISGFTLMIDGEEYNSEVLPKGQAAEEFEEAVSEGKSAGLLTDAGKDRFSYALNFEPHQSIIVRLTYEQALKKTLGEYEYTQPLRSYHNVDNLSLNVDINSVNKILSLETSGFDGANVEYISSTNGQVTYNSDSMPNSDLNIIFTTNDPELNGDMLFYETAGQGYMMHIFSPTEEDLGTTALSKDIIFVIDKSGSMEGEKMNQVKSVFSDIIYGLPSNDRYNVIFFDSEVHTYSEQLMEANASSRKDSIEFVDSLRADGGTNINDALVTALGMFSTKSENVPIIVFLTDGEPTSGVTSTYVIRENVMEANKAEVSTFTIAFGIEREEYYEYLRVLSLENNGKAERFTSTNSAEESISDFYATISTPLITDIEFSYNAKVSDIVNTVESSLFAGSDAIVLGKYNTGTNTINSEIQATSRSGTQKFNNQFTVISKSENSFIPRLWAYETINDLLDRIKVEGETDELVASVTDLSLEFEFVTPYTSLFVEIPEIEETDSVNSPPPGDMYADEEMVVDDSEGGDEVMEEMPVEEEMIEAEIGEDQDMPIEEAEAESPGFETLYAVVGVVGVMLLLKRRE, encoded by the coding sequence ATGAAAACAGGAGTAAGTAAACAAATTTGTCTGCCATTAGCCATTCTTTTAGCAATCTTGTTAGCAGCCTCACCAGCAATTGCCACTGCATCGATCGATTACATGAACATTGATGTTGATATCAACAACGGATACGCAGTAACTACCGTAGAGCAAAAAATCACAAGCAACGAAGATGAATCAGCCTATGACGATTTCAGTATATTCAAATCAGAAGAGGCATTCATATCAGGTTTTACCCTGATGATCGATGGTGAGGAATACAACTCCGAGGTGCTTCCAAAAGGACAGGCTGCAGAAGAATTCGAGGAAGCCGTGTCTGAAGGAAAATCAGCAGGACTACTGACAGATGCAGGCAAGGACAGGTTCAGCTACGCATTGAACTTTGAACCTCATCAGAGTATTATCGTCAGGCTGACCTACGAGCAGGCGTTGAAAAAGACCCTTGGGGAATATGAATACACTCAGCCGCTTCGAAGTTACCACAATGTGGACAACCTATCCTTAAATGTGGACATCAATTCTGTGAACAAAATACTCAGTCTGGAAACTTCCGGATTTGACGGAGCTAATGTAGAATATATCTCATCCACCAACGGACAAGTAACATATAATTCAGACTCCATGCCTAATTCAGATCTTAATATCATTTTCACTACCAATGACCCAGAACTAAACGGAGATATGCTATTTTACGAGACAGCCGGTCAGGGTTATATGATGCACATATTCTCCCCAACTGAAGAAGACCTGGGTACAACAGCACTTAGCAAGGACATCATCTTTGTGATTGACAAATCCGGCTCCATGGAAGGAGAAAAGATGAACCAGGTCAAGAGTGTGTTTTCGGATATCATCTATGGTCTGCCATCCAACGACCGCTACAATGTGATCTTCTTTGACAGTGAAGTGCACACTTATTCGGAACAACTGATGGAGGCTAATGCAAGTTCCAGAAAAGATTCCATCGAATTCGTGGACAGCTTAAGAGCCGATGGTGGCACAAATATCAATGATGCACTGGTGACTGCACTTGGAATGTTCAGTACTAAAAGCGAGAATGTCCCGATCATTGTATTTCTCACCGATGGCGAACCAACTTCCGGTGTTACTTCCACGTATGTTATCCGTGAGAATGTCATGGAAGCTAACAAGGCAGAAGTTTCCACATTCACCATTGCTTTTGGGATCGAACGTGAGGAGTATTATGAGTACCTGAGGGTGCTGAGTTTGGAGAACAACGGCAAAGCAGAGCGTTTCACCTCCACCAATAGTGCAGAAGAAAGTATCAGCGATTTCTACGCAACCATATCCACCCCGTTAATAACAGATATAGAATTTAGTTACAACGCAAAGGTGTCGGATATTGTGAACACTGTAGAAAGCAGCCTGTTTGCAGGATCAGACGCAATTGTACTGGGTAAATACAATACAGGAACCAATACTATAAACTCAGAGATACAGGCGACCAGCCGCTCAGGAACCCAGAAATTCAACAACCAGTTCACAGTAATTTCAAAATCGGAAAATTCCTTCATTCCAAGATTATGGGCTTACGAAACTATCAACGATCTGCTTGACAGGATCAAGGTGGAAGGCGAAACAGACGAACTTGTTGCATCAGTCACCGACCTCTCACTGGAATTCGAATTTGTGACTCCATACACCTCGCTCTTTGTAGAGATACCTGAAATCGAGGAAACTGATTCTGTAAACAGTCCACCTCCCGGCGATATGTATGCAGACGAGGAAATGGTTGTGGATGATTCCGAGGGTGGAGATGAAGTAATGGAAGAAATGCCTGTGGAAGAGGAGATGATTGAAGCAGAAATAGGTGAAGACCAAGATATGCCCATTGAAGAAGCTGAAGCAGAATCACCCGGATTTGAGACATTGTATGCTGTTGTGGGAGTTGTGGGAGTGATGTTGTTGTTAAAAAGACGTGAGTGA
- a CDS encoding HIT family protein, with the protein MDCLFCKIVAGEIPSNKVYEDEFVYAFLDIFPSSEGHTIVLPKQHFDRFTDMEEKDAASLFTSVNKVAKTVERTLGLEGMNIGINNGEIAGQTVPHVHVHIIPRRAGDSEGNMHTIVELHPSTDNIAELAETISRSFD; encoded by the coding sequence ATGGATTGTTTATTCTGTAAGATCGTTGCTGGCGAGATTCCTTCGAATAAGGTTTATGAAGATGAATTTGTTTATGCTTTCCTGGATATATTTCCCAGTTCTGAAGGCCATACAATTGTTCTTCCGAAACAGCACTTTGATAGGTTCACGGACATGGAGGAGAAAGATGCAGCTTCGTTGTTCACTTCGGTGAACAAGGTTGCAAAGACCGTAGAAAGAACGCTTGGACTGGAAGGAATGAACATAGGCATCAACAACGGGGAGATTGCAGGACAAACTGTACCACATGTGCATGTTCATATAATACCCAGACGTGCAGGAGATAGCGAAGGAAACATGCATACCATTGTAGAGTTGCATCCTTCAACAGATAACATTGCAGAACTGGCTGAAACAATAAGCAGGTCATTCGATTAA
- a CDS encoding nitroreductase family protein, which yields MEVLEAIHTRRSIRKYTEEPVSDEMVKKLLSAAMNAPSAINEQAWAFVVIDDRKLLDEIPEYSPYAAMCRGAPLAILVCGDTSQEKAPGFWVQDCSAAIQNILLAAHALGLGAVWTGSYPMEDRVEGFRKAFALPEKVIPLGLVVIGHPAQEVAPADRYIESKVYYNRYG from the coding sequence ATGGAAGTTTTAGAAGCTATTCACACACGTAGAAGTATCAGGAAGTACACAGAAGAACCTGTATCTGATGAAATGGTAAAGAAATTGCTGTCTGCCGCTATGAATGCGCCTTCAGCAATTAACGAACAGGCCTGGGCATTTGTGGTGATAGATGACAGAAAACTGCTCGATGAGATCCCTGAATATAGTCCCTACGCAGCTATGTGCCGTGGGGCTCCCCTTGCAATCCTTGTATGTGGGGACACGAGTCAGGAAAAGGCTCCTGGATTCTGGGTACAGGATTGTTCGGCAGCCATACAGAACATTTTGCTTGCTGCTCATGCACTGGGACTTGGTGCTGTCTGGACAGGTTCCTATCCAATGGAAGATCGTGTAGAAGGTTTCAGAAAAGCTTTCGCACTACCAGAAAAAGTAATTCCTCTGGGACTGGTTGTTATTGGTCATCCAGCTCAGGAAGTAGCTCCTGCGGACAGGTACATTGAGAGTAAAGTTTACTATAACAGGTATGGGTAA
- a CDS encoding pirin family protein, with translation MIKIVRSNERHLVDTESSRSYWLFSYSDYLDMKNTHFGDLKVFNDDILLAGKTFKPESVNNKEIITIVLKGELTHEDSTGAKDVLKAGDVQVMSAGEGISFSGMNLTDGDTRLCRMWINPLRQNMAPATNKKNFDVVARKNELIHVAGQGYSGALKIRANVTVSITKLEKGEMFDLLTDIARYVFIYVIEGKLDVCGEKLETHDQARINQNEPLVIKAEEDAFFILVDATGKY, from the coding sequence ATGATAAAGATTGTAAGATCAAACGAAAGACATCTAGTGGATACAGAATCATCACGAAGTTACTGGCTATTTTCCTATTCAGATTATCTGGATATGAAAAATACACATTTTGGCGACCTTAAGGTTTTTAACGATGACATTTTGCTTGCAGGAAAAACATTCAAGCCAGAATCCGTTAACAACAAGGAAATAATCACGATAGTTCTTAAAGGAGAATTGACCCATGAGGACAGCACAGGAGCAAAAGATGTCTTGAAAGCAGGTGATGTGCAGGTAATGTCTGCTGGCGAAGGCATATCTTTTTCAGGAATGAATCTCACAGACGGAGACACACGCCTTTGCAGGATGTGGATAAATCCATTAAGACAGAACATGGCACCTGCAACGAATAAAAAGAACTTTGATGTGGTCGCACGGAAGAACGAGCTCATTCATGTCGCTGGACAGGGGTACTCTGGTGCTCTCAAAATACGTGCCAATGTAACTGTATCCATTACAAAGCTGGAAAAAGGAGAAATGTTCGATCTTCTGACTGATATTGCCAGATATGTTTTTATTTATGTAATTGAAGGAAAGCTTGATGTCTGCGGGGAAAAACTTGAAACTCATGATCAGGCTCGTATCAACCAGAATGAGCCATTAGTTATCAAAGCGGAAGAAGATGCCTTTTTCATTCTTGTGGATGCAACTGGCAAGTACTGA